Within Thermus sp. CCB_US3_UF1, the genomic segment GGGGAGAAGTGTTCCCCCTCGTAGATCAGGTGCTCGTAGATCTCGTCGGAGACCAGGTAGAAATCGTGCTCCAGGGCCAGCCGGGCCAGGGCCTCCAGAACCTCCTTGGGGTAGACGGCCCCCGTGGGGTTGTTGGGGGAGTTGACCACCAGGGCCTTGGTGCGGGGGGTGATGGCCCTTTGCACCCGCTCGGGATCGGGGATGAAACCCTCCTCGGGACGGGTTTCCACCTCCACCGGCACCCCGCCGGCAAAGCGCACCATCTCCGGGTAGCTCACCCAGTAGGGGGCCAGGACGATGACCTCGTCCCCAGGGTCCAGGATGGCCTGGAAAAGGTTGAACAGGGCCTGCTTCCCCCCCACGGTGACCAGGGTTTCCTCGGGCTTCACCCCTAGGCCGTTTTCCCGGCGGAACTTCTCCGCCAAGGCCTCGCGGAGCTCGGGGATGCCCGCAGGGGGGGCGTACTTGGTCTTCCCCGCCAGGAGGGCCCGCCGGGCCGCCTCCTTCACGTGCTCCGGGGTGTCAAAGTCCGGCTCCCCGGCGGTAAGGGCCACCAGGTCCACCCCCTGGCGCCGGAGCTCCAGGGCGCGGGCGTTCACCGCCACCGTGGCCGAGGGCTTCATGGCCTGGACCCGTTGGGAAAGGCCGCGCATGGCATAAGTATACGGGAAGGGCGAGAACGGGCACCGGGCAGGGGAGCGGTCCCCGGCTACGAAGCCCCTGCGGGGCGCAAGAGGGGCTCCGCCCCCCGGGCCGCAGCCCGGCCCCCCACCACCTTGAGGCCCAGGGGCCGCACCTCCGCCCGGTACAGGGCCGCCTCGGGGAGGAGTTCCCCGTCGGCGTGGGCCGGCACGGGGTGGGGAAAGGCCACCTTCACCTCCCGCCCGGCGTAGGCCACCACCTGGGGGTGGGAGAGGTGCCGGCCCAGGAGGAGGCGGGGCAGGATGAGGACCACCCCGGGCCGGGTGAAGGCGCGGGCCAGGACCACGGAGAGGAGGCCGTCCCGGGGATCGGCCATGGGGGCGATGGGGATGCCCCCCCCGTAGGCGGGCCCGTTCATGGCCGCCAGGAGGAGGAGGGGCCCCCGGTGGACCTCCTCCCCGTCCACCCACACCCGCCCCTCGGGGAGGCGCAGGTCCTTGAGGACGCCGAAGAGGGCGTAAAGGTAGCGGGGCATGCCCCGCAGGAAAGGGGGGGCGGCGAAGGCCTTCTTGGCCACCAGGGCATCAAAGCCAACGCCCAAGGAGGCCCCGAAGGGCTCCCCGTTCACCAGGCCCAGGTCAATGGCCTCCTCCGGGGCGAGGAGGGCCCGTTCCAGGGCCTCCGGCCAGGGAAGCCCCCTAAGGCCCAGCATGCGGGCGAAATCGTTGCCGCTGCCGATGGGCACCACCCCCAGGACCTTGTCCGTGCCCGCCAGGCCCTTTAGGACCTCGTGCACCGTGCCGTCCCCGCCCACGGCCACCACCCGGGCCCCCTCGGGGGCGCTTTGGGCCAGCTCCGTGGCGTGGCCTGGGCCCTCGGTGAGGAAGGCCCGGGCCCCCTTCTTCCGCGCCGCCTGGAGGATGGCCCCCGAGAGCCGGCCCACCTTGCCGCGGCCCGCCGCCGGGTTCACGATCACCCACCTTTCCACCCCCGTATTCTAGGGGCATGGGCCTCCTGGGCCACTTCCTCAAGGGGCCCCACCCCAAGACCACCCTCCTCCTCACCCGCGCCGGACCGGTGGAAAACCCCGGGCACCGCCTCTACAGCCACCCGGGCCTACCCCTGGCCGAGGAGGGCCGGCAACGCCTTAGGGCCCTGGCGGGCCTCCTCAGGCGCTACCCGGTGGCGGCGGTCTACGCCCCGGACAGCCTGGCCGAGGCCGAGGGGGGAAGGCTTCTGGCCGGGGCCCTGGGGGTCCCCTTGCGGCTACGCCCGGAGCTGCGGGAAAGGTCCTGGGGGCTTTGGGAGGGGCTTTCCTTCGCCGAGGTGGAGGCCCGGTTTCCCCAGGAGGTGGCGGCCTGGGTGGCGGACGAGGCGGGCTTTGCCCCTCCGGGGGGGGAGAGCGTGCGGGAGGCCTGGGCAAGGGGAAAGGAGGCGGTGCAGTCCCTCCTTAAGGCCCACCTGGGGCAGGCGGTCCTGGTGGTGGGGAACTGCACCCTGAACCGGGCCGCCCTCAGCCTGGCCCTGCCCCTACCCCCCGAGGAGGGCCTAAGGCTGGAACAGGACTACGCCCGGCTCACGGTGCTGGACTTCTACGGGGGAGAAGGGGTGGTGAAGGCCCTGAACCTGGACCCTTGTCCCTAGCGGCGGGCGGGGCTTCCGGCGTACACTTAGGGCATGATCCGGCCCGTGGCCCGCAAGGACCTTCCGGGGCTTCTCAAGCTCCTCCGCCACATGGACGAGAGCCCCGCCCGCGGGGTCCTGGCCCCGGAGGCCCGGGACCTGGAAGGCCTGGCCGAGGAGCTGGAGGACGGGCTGGTCCTCCTGCGCGAGGGGGAGGTGGTGGGGTACGTGGGCCTCTACCCCTTCTGGGACGGGGCCGCCCTGGAAGGCCCCCTGGCCTACCAGGCGGAGGACCTGCCCCACCTCCTTCTGGCGGCGGAGGCCCGGGGGAAGGAGCTCTCGGTGGAAAGGCTTTACGCCTTCCCCCGGGAGGAGAACCGCACCCTGCGCCGGGCCCTCGAGGCCGCCGACTTTGGCCTCCTCCACCTCACCTACTTCTTCGTCAAGAACCCGGAGGGCCTGGACTACCCGCCCCCCGAGGGGGTGGTGGTCCGGAAGGGCTTCCCCGGAGCCCAGGTCTACCGGGAGGTCTACCGGGAAAGCGAGGAGGGCTGGGCCCTCCGCCTCAAGTGGACGGACGAGGAACTGCTGGAACACTTCCAGGACCCCCAGGTCCACCTCCTGGTGGCCTACCGGGGGGAGGTCCCCGTGGGCATGGCCGAGGTGGAGCTGGAAGGGGGGGAGGCCAGCGTGGCCTACATCGGGGTCATCCCCGAGGCCCGGGGCAAGGGCATTGGCCGGGCCCTCCTGGCCGAGGCCGCCCGCCTGGCCAAGGCCAAGGGGGCCCACCTCCTCCGGGTGCGGGCCCACGACCACGAGACCGGGGCCCTGGAACTCTACCGCGCCCTGGGCTTCAGCCTGGAGGAGGCGGTGGCCACCTACGCCAAGGAGCTCACGGCCAGGCGGTAGGTCTCCGCGTGGGCGGCCACGGTGAGGGCGGGGTCGCGGTTGTACCCTCCCCCCATGACCACCACCAGGGGCACCCCCAGGGCCTTCACGAAGCGGTAAACCCGCAGGTCCCGCGCCCTTACCCCCTCTGGGGAAAGGGCCAGGCGGCCAAACCGGTCCCCCCGGAGGACGTCCACCCCGGCGTTGTAGAAGACGAGCTCTGGCCGGAAGGCCTGGGCCACCTCCAGGGCTTCCTCGAGGGCCCGCAGGTAGGCCCCATCCTCGGTGCCGTCGGGGAGGCCCACGTCTAGGTCGCTCCGCTCCTTTTTCAGAGGATAGTTCCGCTCCCCGTGCAGGGAGAGGGTGAAGACCGTGGGGTCTTCCCCGAAGAAGACCGCGGTGCCGTTGCCCTGGTGGGCGTCCAGGTCCAGGACCAAGGCCCGGCCCCCAAACCCCCTCTTGGCCCGCAGCCAGGCCAGGGCCACGGCCACGTCGTTGAAGAGGCTGTACCCCTCGGCCCGGTCGGGGAAGGCGTGGTGGGTACCCCCGGAGAGGTTGAGGCCAAGGCCCGTGTCCAGGGCGTCCTCCGCCGCGGCCAGGGTGCCGCCGGCGGCGTGGAGGGCCCGCCGCAGGAGGGCCGGGTGGAAGGGAAGGCCCAGGCGCAAGGACTCCTCCCGGGTGAGGCCCTGGGTGAAAAGCCGCTCCAGGTAAGCCCCCTGGTGGGCCAGGTAGAGGGCCTCCCGGGGCACCTCGGGGGCGGGCAGGATGGGCAGGAGGCCCCGGAGGGCCTCCGCCACCCCCCGGTACTTGTAAAGGGGAAAGGGGTGGCCCGGGGGCAGGTCCAGGGGGAGGTGGGCGGTGGAATAGGCCCGCACGCTTCCATCATGCCCCCTTTCTGCCACAATGGAGGTGGGCTTGCGCTTCCTTCTCCTTTCCGACCAGGTCCACCCCCATGTCCACTCCCCCCGCTTCCCCCAGAACCTGCCCCCCTTTGACCTGGTCCTGGCCGCGGGGGACCTGCCGGGGGAGTACCTGGAGTACGTGGCCAGCAAGGTGGCGGTGCCCGTGCTCTTCGTGCCCGGGAACCACGGGGAGGAGTGGGTCGGGGAAGGAAACCTGAGGCAACGCCCAGGAGGGGCGGTCAACCTCCACGGAAGGCTCTTCCGCCACGGCCCCCTCCTCTTCTACGGCATCGGCGGGGTGCCCCGGTACCGGGAAGGGGAGGGGCAGCTCTCCCCGGGGGAGCTCTACCGCCTGGTCCTCAAGCCCCTGCCCCTCCTCCCCCGCAGGCTCCTCCGGGGCCACGGGGTGGACGTCCTCCTCACCCACGCCCCGCCCCCCGGGCCCACCGCGGGGGAGGACTTCGCCCACCGGGGTAGCCCGGCCTTCCTCCTCTTCCACCGCCTCTTCCGCCCCCGGCTCCACGTCCACGGCCACACCCCCCTCCTGGGGGCCAACCCCACCCGGAGGTACCGCACCCCCTTGGGGGTGGAGGTGGTGCACGCCCAGGGCTACGCCCTGGTCCACCTCTAGCGCACCTGCCGGTAGGCCTCGTAGGCCGCCACCCCCACGGCCACCGCCAGGTTCAGGGAGCGCACCGGCCCCGGCATGGGGATGCGCAGGCTGGGGAAGCGGAGGAGGATCTCTGGGGGAAGGCCCCGGGTTTCGGGGCCGAAGAGGAGGTAGTCCCCTGGCCGGAAGGAGGCCTCGTAAAGCTCCTTTGTACCCCGGGCGCTGAAGGCCCAGACCCGGGCCCCAGGGGGGAGGGCTTCCAGGAAAGCCTCCCAGGTATCCCAGACCCTGAGGTCCACGTGGGGCCAGTAGTCCAGGCCGGCCCGCTTGAGCCTGGGGTCCCCCAGGCGGAAGCCCAAGGGGCGGATGAGGTGCAGGGGAAAGCCGATGGCGGCGGCTGTGCGGGCGATGTTGCCCGCGTTTTGGGGGATTTCCGGCTGGTAAAGGACCAGGTGGAGCATCAGCCCCGCCTCCGGTACCGGGTGGCCGCCCCCCGGCCCACCCGCTCCACCCGCCCCTCGAGGATCAGCCGGTTCAGGAGGGCCAGGGCGGCCCGGGGGGTAAAGCCCAAAAGCCCTTCCACCTCGCGGCGGCGCAGGGGCCGTTCCATGGCGGCAAGAAGGCGCTCAGCCAAGGGGTCGCGCCGGGCCAGGTGGTACCGCCCCCCTTCCCGGCGGAGAAGGCCCATGCGCTCCATGCGGGCCAGCACCCGGCGGGCGGCCTCCTCGGGCAGCTGCAGGGCCCGGGAGAGCTCCTCGAGGGAGGCCTCCCCCACCCGCCGGAGGTGGGCCACGGCGATGAGGTGGTCCAGGCTGAAGGCCCCGAAGCGCTCCTGGACCTCGGCCAGTTCCCGCACAAAGGCCTCGTCCAGCTCGGGGTTGTAGAGGACCAGGGTGAGGGCTTCGGGAAAGAGGCGGTACTCCGGGGGCTCCTTGCCGTACTTGAGGAGGAGGCGGTACATCTTGTCCACCCCGCTCCCCGCCCGCTCCACATACCCCAGGCGGTAGAGGGCCTCGGCCAGCCGGGGGTTGCGCCGCTTGGGGGGATGGCGGAGGACGTTTTCTGGGGTGATCCCGGGAGGGAAGCCCCCGGGGTTGGACACCTCCAGGCGGTCGCGGTAGTGGTGGACCTGGATGGCGTCCTGGCTGGCCCAGTCCCGGTGCACCAAGGCGTTCAGGAGGGCCTCCCGGTAGACCTCCTGGTCAAAGTCCCAGACCTCGAGGCGGAAAAGCCCCACCGTGAGGTAGCGCACCCGGTTCCGGGCCTGGATGAGGTCCCTAAGCCTCTCCAAAAGGGCAGGGATGGGCCGCAGGAGGTCCTCGCGGAAGGCATACCCCTCCTCGGCCTCGTGGAAGTAGTAGCTCACCTCCGCCTGGGGCAGAAGCCGCCGCAAGGCCAAGGGGGTGCCCGCCAGGAGGAGGCCGGCCACCGTGGGCCTTTCCTCCCCCTCCACCCGCTGCAAAAGCCCCAGGGCAAAGAGGAGCTCCAGGTCGGGCAAGGCGGCAAGGCCGCTTCCCCGCTCCTCCAGGATGCGCCTTAGGCGCAGCACCTCCACGGGGTCCAGGTCGGAGAGGCTGGCCGCGGGCAGGACCTGGGCGGTGAAGTCGGGCTCGGGCCGGGCCTGGGCCACCTTGAGCTCGGTCAGGCGCCGCCCATCCCAAAAGGGCACCCGCCCCGCCCCCACGGCGATGGCCGCGGGGCTTTGCGGCACGTAGAGGGCCAGGACCCTTCCCTCAGGCCCCTCCACCGCCTCCACATAGGGCAGGAGGAGCCCCTGGGTGAGCTGGAAGAGGGCGTGGGTGATCTGCAAGGGGTGGATCTCCGCTGCCCCTAGCACCCGCCCCCCGGGGTCCACCCCCAGGAAGAGGGTGCCCCCCTGGTGGTTGGCCAGGCCGGCGGCGTAGCGGGCCAGCTCCTCAGGGGAAAGGTCGGGGGGCAGGAAGAGGGTGCGCTCGTCCTGCCCCTGGGCCAGGCGTTCTTTCAGCTCCTCCCACGTCACGGGGTCCAGTTTACGCAACCCCGGGGAAGGGGGGCACCAAAGGGCCTCGTGCGTTTTGTAAGTGTTTAGTTGCGCATTTTGCCAGCTTATGCCTGACGATTTGCCGTAAATGCGGGCGTTTTTGTGAAAGTGTACCGATAGCTATGGCATAGTGTTAGGGAAAATATTGACATTTCGCCTCATCCCCTCTACCCTGGGCCCTAAGGGGGTGGGTATGCGGAACCTGAAAACCCTAAAAGGCGTTGCGGCGGTAGGGCTTTCTGGGCTGGCCCTGGCGGGGGAGGTGAACGGGGCGGCCACGGCCTGGGTGCTGGTCTCCACGGCCCTGGTCTTCCTCATGACCCCAGCCTTGGCCTTCTTCTACGGGGGGCTGGTGCGCTCCAAAAACGCCTTGAACACCATGATGATGAGCTTCGCCGCCCTGGGCTTCGTGGGGGTGGGTTGGGCCCTTTTGGGCTACAGCCTGGCTTTCGCCGAGGGGACGCCCTGGCTTGGGGGGCTGGGGCACGCCCTTCTCAAGGGGGTGGGCCTCGAGGCCAAGGGGGAGATCCCCCACCTGCTCTTCATGGCCTTCCAGGGCACCTTCGCCATCATCACCGCCGCCCTCCTCACCGGGGCCCTGGTGGAACGCATGCGCTTTCCCGCCCTCCTCCTCTTCCTGAGCCTCTGGGGGCTTCTGGTCTACGCCCCCATCGCCCACTGGGTCTGGGGCGGGGGGTTCTTGGGGGCCCTGGGGGCCTTGGACTTCGCCGGGGGAACGGTGGTGCACATCAACGCCGGCATCGCCGCCCTGGTGGGGGCCCTGGTCCTGGGGGCCAGGAAGGACTATGGCCGCCAGGCCATCCTGCCCCATAACGTCCCCTTCACCCTCCTGGGGGCGGCCCTCCTCTGGCTGGGCTGGTTCGGCTTCAACGGGGGGAGCGCCCTAAGCAGCGGGGGGCTTGCCGCCTTGGCCTTCGTGAACACCCTCCTGGCCCCTGCGGCCACCCTGGTGGTCTGGGCCCTCCTGGACCTCCTGCGCACCGGCAAGGCCACGGCGGTGGGCCTGGCCACGGCCATCATCGTGGGCCTGGTGGCCATCACCCCGGCGGCGGGCTTCGTCTCCCCCCTCTCCGCCCTGGTCCTGGGGGCAGTAAGCGCCTTCCCCAGCTACTTCTTCCTCCTGTGGCGCCCCAGGACCAAGCTGGACGATTCCCTGGACGTCTTCGGGGCCCACGGCCTGGCGGGGATCACCGGGGCCCTCCTCACCGGGGTCCTGGCCGAGGAGGCCTGGGGTGGGGCCAAGGGCCTCCTCTTCGGCAACCCCGGCCAGCTTGGGGTGCAGGCCCTGGCGGTGGCGGTGGCGGTGGTTTACTCCGCCTTGGGCACCTTCCTCCTCCTGAAGCTCACCGGCCTCTTCACCCCCTTGCGGGCCCATCCCAAGGAGGAGGGGCTGGGCCTGGACGTGAGCCAGCACGGGGAGGAGGCCTACGCCAGCGGGGAGGGGGCCATCCTGGTCCTCTCCGAGGCCACCCCCCCCGCCTTCAAGCCCCTGGGAGGTAAGGCATGAAGCTCATCGTGGCCATCATCCGTCCGGAGAAGCTGGGGGATGTGCTGGAGGCCCTCTTCCGGGCCGAGGTGCGGGGGCTTTCCATCAGCCGGGTCCAGGGCCACGGGGGGGAGACGGAGAAGGTGGAAACCTACCGGGGCACCACGGTGAAGATGGAGCTCCACGAGAAGGTGCGGCTGGAGATCGGGGTTTCCGAGCCCTTCGTCAAGCCCACGGTGGAGGCCATCCTCAAGGCGGCCCGCACCGGGGAGGTGGGGGACGGGAAGGTCTTCGTCCTGCCGGTGGAGAAGGTCTACCGCATCCGCACCGGGGAGGAGGACGAGGCCGCGGTGACCCCGGTACAATAGGGGTGTGACGGCGCGGCAGCGGGCCCTCCTCCACCTGCTGGTGGAAGAGCACATCAAGACCAAGGCCCCGGTGCCCTCGGCCAGGCTGGCCGAGGGCCTGGGGCTTTCCCCCGCCCTGTGCCGTTACGAGCTCATCGCCCTGGAGGAGATGGGCTACCTCACCAAGCCCCACGCCTCCGCGGGCCGGGTGCCCACCCGGTTGGGCTTCCGCCAGTACTCCCTCTCCCTCCTCCCCCCCAGGCCCCTGCCCGAGGCCACCCGGGAGCGGCTGGAGCGGGCCTTGGAGGGAGCCAAGGAGCCCGAGGCCTTCCTGGTCAAGATGGCCGTGGGGCTTTCCGGCTACCCCGCCCTCCTGCGCCTTAGGCCCCGCCGCTCCCCCAGGGTCCTCCAGGTCCACCTCTCCCCCCTCCCCGGGGGTACCCTGGCGGTCTTCGTCCTCGAGGGGGGCCGGGTCAAGGAGGCCCGGCTCCCCCTGGCCCTCCCCCCAGAACGCCTAAGGCAGGCCGAGGAAGCCCTTTTGGGCCCCTTTGCCGCCCTGCCCCCGGCCCCACGGGGCCTGGAGGAGCTCTTCGCCCACCTGGGCCGGGCCCTGGCCCCCGGGCTTTCCCTCACCTACCGCGAGGGGCTTTCCGAGGCCCTGAAGGAGCCCGAGGCCAAGGACCCCGCCTTTTTGGAGCGCCTGGTGGGCCTCTACGAGGCCGGGGGGGAGGAGGTCCTCACCCCTCCGGGCCGGGTGGACGTGCGGGTGGGGGAGGTGGAGGGGCTGGCCCAGGTGCAGGCGGGGTTCACCAAGGGGGAGTGGCTGGGGGAGATCGTCCTCCTAGGGCCCATGCGCATGCGCTACCTCGAGGCCCTCTCCGTGGCCCTGGGGCTTTCCCAGGTCTATACTGGGCAGCATGCGGGTTGAGGTGCGGCTCTTTGCCCTGTACCGGGAGAAGGCGGGCCAGGACCGCCTCCTCCTGGAACTCCCCGAAGGGGCCCGGGTCCGGGAGGCCCAGGCCGCTTTGGAAAGGCTCTTCCCTGGCCTGGAGCTCCGAGGGGGTATGGCCGCGGTGAACCAGGCCCTGGCCACGGGGGAAACCCCCCTGAAGGAAGGGGACGAGCTGGCCTTCCTGCCCCCGGTTTCCGGGGGCCAGGACAGCTATGGCCTCACCGAAAACCCCCTGGACCTAAAGGCCCTGGTGGGCTGGGCCACCGCCCCCGAGTACGGGGCGGTGGTGAGCTTCCTGGGCACCACCCGGAGCCCTAACCGGGGGGAGGAGGTGGCCTTCTTGGAGTACGAGGCCTACCCGGGGATGGCGGAGA encodes:
- the aspC gene encoding aspartate/prephenate aminotransferase, yielding MRGLSQRVQAMKPSATVAVNARALELRRQGVDLVALTAGEPDFDTPEHVKEAARRALLAGKTKYAPPAGIPELREALAEKFRRENGLGVKPEETLVTVGGKQALFNLFQAILDPGDEVIVLAPYWVSYPEMVRFAGGVPVEVETRPEEGFIPDPERVQRAITPRTKALVVNSPNNPTGAVYPKEVLEALARLALEHDFYLVSDEIYEHLIYEGEHFSPGTLAPEHTITVNGAAKAFAMTGWRIGYACGPKAVIQAMANVSSQSTTSPDTIAQWATLEALTNRESSQAFIAMAREAYRRRRDLLLSGLASLGLKAVRPSGAFYVLLDTSPFAPDEIRAAERLLEAGVAVVPGTDFAAYGHVRLSYATSEAQLQKALERFAEALSRAQV
- a CDS encoding diacylglycerol kinase family protein encodes the protein MERWVIVNPAAGRGKVGRLSGAILQAARKKGARAFLTEGPGHATELAQSAPEGARVVAVGGDGTVHEVLKGLAGTDKVLGVVPIGSGNDFARMLGLRGLPWPEALERALLAPEEAIDLGLVNGEPFGASLGVGFDALVAKKAFAAPPFLRGMPRYLYALFGVLKDLRLPEGRVWVDGEEVHRGPLLLLAAMNGPAYGGGIPIAPMADPRDGLLSVVLARAFTRPGVVLILPRLLLGRHLSHPQVVAYAGREVKVAFPHPVPAHADGELLPEAALYRAEVRPLGLKVVGGRAAARGAEPLLRPAGAS
- a CDS encoding histidine phosphatase family protein — translated: MGLLGHFLKGPHPKTTLLLTRAGPVENPGHRLYSHPGLPLAEEGRQRLRALAGLLRRYPVAAVYAPDSLAEAEGGRLLAGALGVPLRLRPELRERSWGLWEGLSFAEVEARFPQEVAAWVADEAGFAPPGGESVREAWARGKEAVQSLLKAHLGQAVLVVGNCTLNRAALSLALPLPPEEGLRLEQDYARLTVLDFYGGEGVVKALNLDPCP
- a CDS encoding GNAT family N-acetyltransferase, with the protein product MIRPVARKDLPGLLKLLRHMDESPARGVLAPEARDLEGLAEELEDGLVLLREGEVVGYVGLYPFWDGAALEGPLAYQAEDLPHLLLAAEARGKELSVERLYAFPREENRTLRRALEAADFGLLHLTYFFVKNPEGLDYPPPEGVVVRKGFPGAQVYREVYRESEEGWALRLKWTDEELLEHFQDPQVHLLVAYRGEVPVGMAEVELEGGEASVAYIGVIPEARGKGIGRALLAEAARLAKAKGAHLLRVRAHDHETGALELYRALGFSLEEAVATYAKELTARR
- a CDS encoding histone deacetylase, with protein sequence MRAYSTAHLPLDLPPGHPFPLYKYRGVAEALRGLLPILPAPEVPREALYLAHQGAYLERLFTQGLTREESLRLGLPFHPALLRRALHAAGGTLAAAEDALDTGLGLNLSGGTHHAFPDRAEGYSLFNDVAVALAWLRAKRGFGGRALVLDLDAHQGNGTAVFFGEDPTVFTLSLHGERNYPLKKERSDLDVGLPDGTEDGAYLRALEEALEVAQAFRPELVFYNAGVDVLRGDRFGRLALSPEGVRARDLRVYRFVKALGVPLVVVMGGGYNRDPALTVAAHAETYRLAVSSLA
- a CDS encoding metallophosphoesterase; the protein is MEVGLRFLLLSDQVHPHVHSPRFPQNLPPFDLVLAAGDLPGEYLEYVASKVAVPVLFVPGNHGEEWVGEGNLRQRPGGAVNLHGRLFRHGPLLFYGIGGVPRYREGEGQLSPGELYRLVLKPLPLLPRRLLRGHGVDVLLTHAPPPGPTAGEDFAHRGSPAFLLFHRLFRPRLHVHGHTPLLGANPTRRYRTPLGVEVVHAQGYALVHL
- a CDS encoding tRNA (cytidine(34)-2'-O)-methyltransferase, whose product is MLHLVLYQPEIPQNAGNIARTAAAIGFPLHLIRPLGFRLGDPRLKRAGLDYWPHVDLRVWDTWEAFLEALPPGARVWAFSARGTKELYEASFRPGDYLLFGPETRGLPPEILLRFPSLRIPMPGPVRSLNLAVAVGVAAYEAYRQVR
- a CDS encoding ATP-binding protein, producing the protein MTWEELKERLAQGQDERTLFLPPDLSPEELARYAAGLANHQGGTLFLGVDPGGRVLGAAEIHPLQITHALFQLTQGLLLPYVEAVEGPEGRVLALYVPQSPAAIAVGAGRVPFWDGRRLTELKVAQARPEPDFTAQVLPAASLSDLDPVEVLRLRRILEERGSGLAALPDLELLFALGLLQRVEGEERPTVAGLLLAGTPLALRRLLPQAEVSYYFHEAEEGYAFREDLLRPIPALLERLRDLIQARNRVRYLTVGLFRLEVWDFDQEVYREALLNALVHRDWASQDAIQVHHYRDRLEVSNPGGFPPGITPENVLRHPPKRRNPRLAEALYRLGYVERAGSGVDKMYRLLLKYGKEPPEYRLFPEALTLVLYNPELDEAFVRELAEVQERFGAFSLDHLIAVAHLRRVGEASLEELSRALQLPEEAARRVLARMERMGLLRREGGRYHLARRDPLAERLLAAMERPLRRREVEGLLGFTPRAALALLNRLILEGRVERVGRGAATRYRRRG
- a CDS encoding ammonium transporter; the protein is MRNLKTLKGVAAVGLSGLALAGEVNGAATAWVLVSTALVFLMTPALAFFYGGLVRSKNALNTMMMSFAALGFVGVGWALLGYSLAFAEGTPWLGGLGHALLKGVGLEAKGEIPHLLFMAFQGTFAIITAALLTGALVERMRFPALLLFLSLWGLLVYAPIAHWVWGGGFLGALGALDFAGGTVVHINAGIAALVGALVLGARKDYGRQAILPHNVPFTLLGAALLWLGWFGFNGGSALSSGGLAALAFVNTLLAPAATLVVWALLDLLRTGKATAVGLATAIIVGLVAITPAAGFVSPLSALVLGAVSAFPSYFFLLWRPRTKLDDSLDVFGAHGLAGITGALLTGVLAEEAWGGAKGLLFGNPGQLGVQALAVAVAVVYSALGTFLLLKLTGLFTPLRAHPKEEGLGLDVSQHGEEAYASGEGAILVLSEATPPAFKPLGGKA
- a CDS encoding P-II family nitrogen regulator; amino-acid sequence: MKLIVAIIRPEKLGDVLEALFRAEVRGLSISRVQGHGGETEKVETYRGTTVKMELHEKVRLEIGVSEPFVKPTVEAILKAARTGEVGDGKVFVLPVEKVYRIRTGEEDEAAVTPVQ
- a CDS encoding HrcA family transcriptional regulator, whose translation is MTARQRALLHLLVEEHIKTKAPVPSARLAEGLGLSPALCRYELIALEEMGYLTKPHASAGRVPTRLGFRQYSLSLLPPRPLPEATRERLERALEGAKEPEAFLVKMAVGLSGYPALLRLRPRRSPRVLQVHLSPLPGGTLAVFVLEGGRVKEARLPLALPPERLRQAEEALLGPFAALPPAPRGLEELFAHLGRALAPGLSLTYREGLSEALKEPEAKDPAFLERLVGLYEAGGEEVLTPPGRVDVRVGEVEGLAQVQAGFTKGEWLGEIVLLGPMRMRYLEALSVALGLSQVYTGQHAG
- a CDS encoding molybdenum cofactor biosynthesis protein MoaE, whose protein sequence is MRVEVRLFALYREKAGQDRLLLELPEGARVREAQAALERLFPGLELRGGMAAVNQALATGETPLKEGDELAFLPPVSGGQDSYGLTENPLDLKALVGWATAPEYGAVVSFLGTTRSPNRGEEVAFLEYEAYPGMAEKVMAQIIGEMRARWPLGRVALWHRLGRVDPGEASIAIVVSARHRKEAFAACEYAIDRVKQILPVWKKEHRQDGSFWVEGFTPEGHTL